In Candidatus Coatesbacteria bacterium, a single window of DNA contains:
- the recG gene encoding ATP-dependent DNA helicase RecG: MNEALARAAAKLAGPLRALRRSDFALAARMPTLGATISGWLDELEGVLAEGRLAALREPLASLDDRAPRERSARLREFARRWAAVVDVGTAGKDPAPAPQPVNSAPPTGPSTLARLAAVPLRGRRGVGPTRAERLRRLGLESVADLLTYRPRDYQDRRRLVPLNKARVGDEIAVIGRLRSVEYKRSRRRGGRGRLVALLADDSSTLLLTWFNAPYLKRLLRAGQRLVAFGRVDAYGGGQLINPDFELLGDDADSDPLAAGRIVPIYGLTEGLGQGFLRHLARRLLDRCLPDLVDHLPEAERTVLGLPPLAEALEGLHFPADPDGPRRARRRLAFDELLLLQLAVLRRRRRLGELAGAVIEPAGELARRLTAGLDFELTGAQRRVLEQIRADLGRPRPMNRLLQGDVGSGKTLVAVLAMLLVIEAGYQAALMAPTEVLARQHQRKLRRLLEPLEVPCRLVTGSVKARTRRLNAEAAAAGEPGVWIGTTALLSRDFNLQRPGLVVVDEQHRFGVAQRAGLYDERANLLVMTATPIPRSLALTIYGDTDTSVLDEAPPGRRPVTTRWLRRKDAAEAFACLRREVEAGRRGFVVCPLVDDEAGGPVAAVPRFEELATGELAGLRLGLVHGRLEAADKERAMRRFANGELDVLVATTVVEVGVDVAEATVMIVEEAQRFGLAQLHQLRGRVGRGDDPARCYLISGDEPTPEARRRLKALTNSTDGFELAELDLELRGPGELLGTRQHGMPDAALAALVSDRRLVEDARETARGLLDAAPELEDHPLLREALELRYGDDAPPLVG, encoded by the coding sequence ATGAACGAGGCCCTCGCCAGAGCGGCAGCCAAGCTCGCCGGCCCCCTGAGGGCGCTGCGACGCAGCGATTTCGCCCTGGCGGCGCGCATGCCGACGCTGGGGGCCACGATCAGCGGCTGGCTGGACGAGCTCGAGGGGGTCCTCGCCGAAGGCCGGCTGGCCGCATTGCGCGAACCCCTGGCCAGTCTCGACGACCGGGCGCCGCGGGAGAGGAGCGCCCGCCTGCGGGAGTTCGCCCGGCGCTGGGCCGCCGTCGTCGACGTCGGAACGGCCGGGAAGGACCCGGCTCCCGCTCCCCAACCCGTCAACAGCGCCCCGCCGACCGGTCCGTCCACCCTGGCCCGGCTGGCCGCCGTGCCCCTGCGCGGACGCCGGGGCGTCGGGCCTACCCGGGCCGAACGCCTGCGACGCCTGGGTCTGGAGAGTGTGGCCGATCTGCTGACCTACCGGCCCCGGGACTACCAGGACCGCCGCCGCCTCGTCCCGCTGAACAAGGCCCGGGTCGGCGACGAGATCGCCGTCATCGGCCGCCTGCGCAGCGTCGAATACAAACGCAGCCGCCGGCGGGGCGGCCGGGGCAGGTTGGTGGCCCTGCTGGCCGACGACTCCAGCACCCTGCTGCTGACCTGGTTCAACGCCCCCTACCTCAAGCGCCTCCTGCGCGCCGGACAGCGACTGGTGGCCTTCGGCCGCGTCGACGCCTACGGCGGCGGCCAACTGATCAACCCGGACTTCGAGCTCCTGGGCGATGACGCCGACAGCGACCCCCTGGCCGCCGGACGGATCGTGCCGATCTACGGCCTGACCGAAGGGCTGGGGCAGGGCTTCCTGCGCCACCTGGCCCGCCGCCTGCTCGACCGCTGCCTGCCCGACCTCGTCGACCACCTGCCCGAAGCCGAGCGCACGGTCCTCGGTCTGCCCCCCCTGGCCGAGGCCCTGGAGGGGCTGCACTTCCCCGCCGACCCCGACGGACCCCGCCGGGCTCGGCGGCGCCTGGCCTTCGACGAGCTGCTGTTGCTCCAACTGGCCGTTCTGCGGCGGCGGCGCCGCCTGGGCGAACTCGCCGGGGCGGTCATCGAGCCCGCGGGTGAGCTGGCCCGGCGCCTGACCGCGGGCCTGGACTTCGAGCTGACCGGCGCCCAGCGGCGCGTCCTCGAGCAGATCCGCGCCGACCTGGGCCGCCCCCGGCCGATGAACCGCCTGCTCCAGGGCGACGTCGGCTCCGGCAAGACCCTCGTCGCCGTGCTGGCCATGCTGCTGGTGATCGAGGCCGGCTACCAGGCCGCCCTGATGGCCCCCACCGAGGTGCTGGCCCGGCAGCACCAGCGCAAGCTGCGCCGCCTGCTCGAGCCGCTGGAGGTGCCTTGCCGCCTGGTGACCGGCTCGGTCAAGGCCCGCACCCGCCGCCTCAACGCCGAGGCCGCCGCCGCCGGGGAACCCGGCGTCTGGATCGGCACCACCGCCCTGCTCTCCCGGGACTTCAACCTCCAGCGGCCCGGCCTGGTGGTCGTCGATGAACAGCACCGCTTCGGCGTCGCCCAGCGCGCCGGGCTCTACGACGAGCGGGCCAACCTGTTGGTGATGACCGCCACGCCGATCCCCCGCAGCCTGGCGCTGACCATCTACGGCGACACCGATACCAGCGTCCTCGACGAAGCGCCCCCGGGCAGGCGCCCCGTCACCACCCGCTGGCTGCGCCGCAAGGACGCCGCCGAGGCCTTTGCCTGCCTGCGCCGGGAGGTCGAAGCCGGCCGCCGGGGCTTCGTCGTCTGCCCCCTCGTCGACGACGAGGCCGGTGGACCCGTCGCCGCCGTGCCCCGCTTCGAGGAGCTGGCCACGGGCGAGCTGGCCGGACTGCGACTCGGCCTGGTCCACGGCCGGCTCGAGGCCGCCGACAAGGAACGCGCCATGCGCCGCTTCGCCAACGGCGAGCTCGACGTCCTCGTCGCCACCACCGTCGTCGAGGTCGGCGTCGACGTCGCCGAGGCTACGGTCATGATCGTCGAGGAGGCCCAGCGTTTCGGCCTGGCCCAGCTCCACCAGTTGCGCGGCCGCGTCGGTCGGGGCGACGATCCCGCCCGCTGCTACCTGATCTCCGGCGACGAGCCGACCCCGGAGGCCCGCCGCCGACTCAAGGCCCTGACCAACTCCACCGACGGCTTCGAACTCGCCGAGCTGGACCTCGAGCTGCGCGGCCCCGGCGAACTGCTGGGCACCCGCCAGCACGGCATGCCCGACGCCGCACTGGCCGCCCTGGTCTCCGACCGCCGCCTCGTCGAGGACGCCCGCGAAACCGCCCGCGGCCTGCTCGACGCCGCGCCCGAACTCGAGGATCACCCCCTGCTGCGCGAGGCCCTCGAGCTGCGCTACGGCGACGACGCCCCGCCCCTGGTCGGCTGA
- the holA gene encoding DNA polymerase III subunit delta, producing MKPAQWRKHLKQQLPPVCLLAGEDPGLRRRALEHLRSALGGDVDEEHFDGDFDPAELADALQTLPFFSGARLTVLRTGRLTGERAERLLALAARVQAPNYLALLLEKLDKRSKLYKSLAEVTVDCSALGEAELRRSVQYFLKQRGVRADADAVEYILLAGGSSVESLENRVEALALLVGEGETLTAEQVRRALSASPDFDRFGLCDLLTAGRPAAAVAQARIGLVAGEEPLALVGLIARHYRIVQLVGHLLRLGRSDKELGSATGVYYKYLGQYKAAARRLCAEEVLNARRVLTSFDAALKLGLPDPQTAFLELIYVLARGGEAGWPNYLADLPGAVDPESTAAAPAVLRPQS from the coding sequence ATGAAACCCGCCCAGTGGCGCAAGCACCTCAAACAGCAGCTCCCGCCGGTCTGCCTGCTGGCCGGCGAGGATCCGGGCCTGCGCCGCCGAGCCCTGGAGCACCTGCGCTCGGCCCTCGGGGGTGACGTCGACGAGGAACACTTCGACGGCGATTTCGATCCCGCCGAGCTGGCCGACGCCCTGCAGACCCTGCCCTTCTTCTCCGGGGCCCGGTTGACCGTCCTGCGCACCGGCAGGTTGACCGGCGAGCGCGCCGAACGGCTGCTGGCGCTGGCCGCAAGGGTCCAGGCCCCCAACTATCTGGCCTTGCTGCTGGAGAAGCTCGATAAACGCTCGAAGCTCTACAAGAGCCTCGCCGAGGTGACGGTGGATTGCTCGGCCCTCGGTGAGGCCGAGCTGCGCCGTTCGGTGCAGTACTTCCTCAAACAGCGCGGCGTCCGGGCCGACGCCGACGCCGTCGAGTACATCCTGCTGGCCGGGGGAAGCAGCGTCGAAAGCCTGGAGAACCGGGTCGAGGCCCTGGCCCTGCTGGTCGGCGAAGGCGAGACCCTGACCGCGGAGCAGGTACGCCGGGCGCTGTCGGCCTCGCCGGATTTCGACCGCTTCGGCCTCTGCGATCTGCTGACCGCCGGACGGCCCGCCGCCGCCGTCGCCCAGGCCCGCATCGGTCTGGTCGCCGGCGAGGAGCCCCTGGCCCTCGTCGGCCTGATTGCCCGTCACTACCGCATCGTCCAGCTCGTCGGCCATCTGCTGCGGTTGGGGCGCTCGGACAAGGAGCTGGGTTCGGCCACGGGCGTTTACTACAAATACCTGGGGCAGTACAAGGCCGCCGCGCGACGGTTGTGCGCCGAGGAGGTCCTCAACGCCCGCCGGGTGCTGACCTCCTTCGACGCCGCCCTCAAGCTCGGCCTGCCCGATCCGCAGACCGCCTTCCTCGAACTGATCTACGTCCTGGCCCGGGGCGGGGAAGCGGGCTGGCCCAATTACCTCGCCGACCTGCCCGGCGCTGTGGATCCGGAGTCGACCGCCGCCGCACCGGCGGTCCTGCGGCCGCAAAGCTGA
- a CDS encoding T9SS type A sorting domain-containing protein encodes MRKLLLTLLVLPVVCLGFTYTIDPAQVELKTSHGYTRPVIAGAGDINEPGSPALPWLPLQIATEAGMGTADVHVVNLRTIELPGFHVVFPTQQARPISQPGDFVENFDQAVYAADTPYPAEPLRAAGGGNLAGHGVAGVNFCPFIYHPDSGKLELITEITFTIEYESLPYSVRRPAALTPRVAEANAERVRNLVINPEAVGLPAPVVEPNVIGRGYEPLEDEPDYGDTAEWVLITDESMVDAFEPLAEWKLQKGLTTAIVTTQFIADNYSGVDAAEKIRNFIIDAFENWSTQYVVLGGDCNMVRERRGWVTYYTDDDTSRIPCDYYYSDLDGDWNADGDDKWGEWGSDNVDLYADVHVSRLPAQNATEAEGMVDKVLVYEQSIPADFPLTTLFFAGRLDSNPTWGGDGKDYVADELPSQFLPYSTFYERDMTYNAADIIVEYEAGNSAVVNQLHHSSYTVIGAGYDYIYTSDAMSMSNGDYSGWIYLQGCMCGGFDRSRSACEGLVVNADGGSVASMCNSRYGLYQPGSPEYGPSNVLDKAYFEGVFTEGLTAFGAAQSYSKDYFVPQAGNTSIRWCMYVQNVLGPCETPSWTDTPYDLVVDHPDTLDGYELTVSVDDTTRAAVNGATVCLFIADMLHKVDYTDAAGEVTFDLSSDPLDGDITITVTAPNRYYYQGYCSVVSTDSDVAEFNGSATEEGALISWRLEDGADYAGLHILRDGERLTNSPLERTAGSYLDRQAAGSADYYLELIDHSGRSTEYGPVTVVLPETSGVRALSAAYPNPARDAVSLELNLPESENVNVAVYDLSGRRVATLTEGELSAGRHLIAWNCAAAPEGLYLVRLVGEAGVLTSRLVIAR; translated from the coding sequence TTGCGAAAACTGCTGCTGACACTCCTCGTGCTGCCCGTCGTCTGTCTGGGCTTCACCTACACCATCGATCCCGCCCAGGTCGAGCTCAAGACCAGCCACGGCTATACCCGGCCCGTCATCGCCGGCGCCGGGGACATCAACGAGCCCGGCTCCCCCGCCCTGCCCTGGCTGCCCCTGCAGATCGCCACCGAGGCCGGCATGGGCACCGCCGACGTTCACGTCGTCAACCTGCGCACGATCGAACTGCCCGGTTTCCATGTGGTCTTCCCCACCCAGCAAGCCCGGCCGATCTCCCAGCCCGGCGACTTCGTCGAGAACTTCGACCAGGCCGTCTACGCCGCCGACACTCCCTACCCGGCCGAACCCCTGCGCGCCGCCGGCGGCGGTAACCTGGCCGGACACGGCGTCGCCGGAGTCAACTTCTGCCCCTTCATCTACCATCCGGACAGCGGCAAGCTGGAGCTGATCACCGAGATCACCTTCACGATCGAGTACGAGAGCCTGCCCTACAGCGTCCGGCGCCCCGCCGCCCTGACCCCCCGCGTCGCCGAGGCCAACGCCGAGCGGGTCCGCAACCTGGTGATCAACCCCGAGGCCGTCGGTCTGCCCGCGCCCGTGGTCGAACCAAACGTGATCGGCAGGGGATACGAGCCGTTGGAGGATGAACCCGACTACGGCGACACCGCCGAATGGGTGCTGATCACCGACGAGTCGATGGTCGACGCCTTCGAACCCCTGGCCGAGTGGAAACTGCAGAAGGGCTTGACTACGGCGATCGTCACCACCCAGTTCATCGCCGACAACTACTCCGGCGTCGACGCCGCGGAAAAGATCCGCAACTTCATCATCGATGCCTTCGAGAATTGGTCGACCCAGTACGTCGTCCTCGGCGGCGACTGCAACATGGTCCGCGAACGCCGCGGCTGGGTCACCTACTACACCGATGACGACACCAGCCGCATCCCCTGCGACTACTACTACTCCGACCTGGACGGTGACTGGAACGCCGACGGCGACGACAAGTGGGGCGAGTGGGGCTCCGACAACGTCGACCTCTACGCCGATGTCCACGTCTCGCGCCTGCCGGCCCAGAACGCAACCGAGGCCGAAGGCATGGTCGACAAGGTCCTGGTCTACGAGCAGTCAATCCCCGCCGATTTCCCGCTGACCACCTTGTTCTTCGCCGGCAGGCTGGACAGCAATCCCACCTGGGGCGGTGACGGCAAGGATTACGTCGCCGACGAGCTGCCCAGTCAGTTCCTGCCCTACTCGACGTTCTACGAACGCGACATGACCTACAACGCCGCCGACATCATCGTCGAGTACGAGGCCGGCAACTCCGCCGTCGTCAACCAGCTGCACCACTCCAGCTACACCGTTATCGGCGCCGGCTACGACTACATCTATACCTCCGACGCCATGTCGATGAGCAACGGCGATTACTCGGGCTGGATCTACCTCCAGGGCTGCATGTGCGGCGGTTTCGACCGCTCGCGCAGCGCCTGTGAGGGCCTGGTCGTCAACGCCGACGGCGGTTCGGTGGCCTCGATGTGCAACTCGCGCTACGGGCTCTACCAGCCCGGCAGCCCCGAGTACGGCCCCAGCAACGTGCTCGATAAGGCCTACTTCGAAGGCGTCTTTACCGAGGGCCTGACCGCCTTCGGCGCCGCCCAGTCCTACAGCAAGGACTACTTCGTCCCCCAGGCCGGTAACACCTCCATCCGCTGGTGCATGTACGTCCAGAACGTGCTGGGCCCCTGCGAGACGCCGAGTTGGACCGACACGCCCTACGATCTGGTCGTCGATCATCCCGACACCCTCGACGGCTATGAACTGACCGTCAGCGTCGACGACACCACCCGGGCCGCCGTCAACGGCGCCACGGTCTGCCTCTTCATCGCCGATATGCTGCACAAGGTCGATTACACCGACGCCGCCGGCGAGGTGACCTTCGACCTCTCCAGCGATCCCCTAGACGGCGACATCACCATCACCGTCACCGCGCCCAACCGATACTACTACCAGGGATACTGCTCCGTGGTCAGCACCGACAGCGACGTGGCCGAGTTCAACGGCAGCGCCACCGAGGAAGGCGCCCTGATCAGTTGGCGGCTCGAAGACGGAGCCGACTACGCCGGCCTGCATATCCTGCGTGACGGCGAGCGCCTGACCAACAGCCCCCTCGAACGCACCGCCGGCAGCTACCTCGATCGCCAAGCCGCCGGCTCCGCCGATTATTACCTCGAGCTTATCGACCACTCCGGCCGCTCCACCGAGTACGGACCGGTCACCGTGGTCCTGCCCGAAACCTCCGGCGTCCGCGCCCTGTCGGCCGCCTACCCCAACCCGGCCCGCGACGCCGTCAGCCTCGAGCTCAACCTGCCCGAGAGCGAGAACGTCAACGTGGCCGTCTACGACCTCTCCGGCCGCCGCGTGGCCACCCTGACCGAGGGCGAACTGTCCGCCGGTCGACACCTCATCGCCTGGAACTGCGCCGCCGCCCCCGAGGGCCTCTACCTGGTCCGGCTGGTCGGCGAAGCCGGCGTGCTGACATCACGTCTGGTCATCGCCCGCTAA
- a CDS encoding prepilin-type N-terminal cleavage/methylation domain-containing protein, producing the protein MRHISERGFSLIELMIVLAIIAVLLAIAVPNIIDYINDANRTACITNQSNLELEVSRYLTTHPTVKPGPAGARLSDPNAHPNATELMANSATPDNIRRMMVCPEIGEDENPVGYHYAYSDDEGHIECAVDNTGRVSSADADFNHGRLGGGE; encoded by the coding sequence TTGCGCCATATCAGCGAGCGGGGCTTCTCGCTCATCGAGCTGATGATCGTCTTGGCGATCATCGCCGTGCTGCTGGCCATCGCCGTGCCCAACATCATCGACTACATCAACGACGCCAACCGCACCGCCTGTATCACCAACCAGAGCAACCTCGAGCTGGAGGTCAGCCGGTACCTGACCACCCACCCGACGGTCAAGCCCGGCCCCGCCGGCGCCCGCCTCTCCGATCCCAACGCCCACCCCAACGCCACCGAGCTGATGGCCAACTCCGCCACCCCGGACAACATCCGCCGGATGATGGTCTGTCCCGAGATCGGCGAGGATGAAAATCCCGTCGGCTACCATTACGCCTACTCCGACGATGAGGGCCACATCGAGTGCGCCGTCGACAATACCGGCCGGGTCAGTTCCGCCGACGCCGACTTCAACCACGGCCGCCTCGGCGGCGGCGAGTAG
- a CDS encoding 4Fe-4S dicluster domain-containing protein yields MAYVINDDCVACGSCLPECPVDAISEGEPYVIDPDLCTDCGACAEVCPVEAISPGD; encoded by the coding sequence ATGGCCTACGTCATCAACGACGATTGTGTTGCTTGCGGCTCCTGCCTGCCGGAATGCCCGGTCGACGCCATCAGCGAGGGCGAGCCCTACGTGATCGATCCCGATCTGTGCACCGACTGCGGCGCCTGCGCCGAGGTCTGCCCCGTCGAGGCCATCAGCCCCGGTGACTAA
- a CDS encoding radical SAM protein has protein sequence MRRPRRRPVFLSSTAKGSSVTDFIYGPVPSRRLGVSLGLDVVPAKVCSLNCVYCQLGPTATPQTRRRRFFATDVFFNRLERRAPELPQLDYATFAGSGEPTLNADLGALIRGAAQRLDAPTCVITNGTLTTDPELRRELSAADLLLPSLDAADQPTFQRINRPAAGLEIDAIIEGLSALRRESSGRFWLEIMLVAGLNDNEQHLEKLRDAVERIDPDLVQLNTVVRPPAEENARPLEPQHLREIAATFDHPVEVIAGFHGATTKHRALDLEREVLTYLGRRPGRVEDLAAMLGQPAEAVAGALKQLVSAGRVRLRRMEAGDFYVPRRNAPE, from the coding sequence ATCAGACGGCCACGGCGACGTCCGGTGTTCCTCAGCTCCACCGCCAAAGGGAGCAGTGTGACCGACTTCATCTACGGACCCGTGCCCAGCCGCCGCCTCGGGGTCTCCCTGGGCCTCGACGTCGTCCCGGCCAAGGTCTGCAGTCTGAACTGCGTCTACTGTCAGCTCGGGCCGACGGCGACGCCCCAAACCCGGCGCCGCCGTTTCTTCGCAACCGACGTCTTCTTCAACCGCCTCGAACGCCGGGCGCCCGAACTGCCCCAACTGGACTACGCCACCTTCGCCGGCTCCGGCGAGCCCACCCTCAACGCCGACCTCGGCGCCCTGATCCGCGGTGCCGCACAGCGCCTCGACGCCCCGACCTGCGTGATCACCAACGGAACCCTGACCACCGACCCCGAGCTGCGCCGGGAGCTGAGCGCCGCCGATCTGCTGTTGCCCAGCCTCGACGCCGCCGACCAGCCGACCTTCCAACGGATCAACCGGCCCGCGGCGGGGCTCGAGATCGACGCGATCATCGAGGGCCTCAGCGCCCTGCGGCGGGAGAGCAGCGGACGCTTCTGGCTGGAGATCATGCTCGTCGCCGGACTCAACGATAACGAACAACACCTCGAGAAGCTGCGCGACGCCGTCGAGCGCATCGACCCCGACCTCGTCCAGCTCAACACCGTCGTCCGCCCCCCCGCCGAAGAAAACGCCCGGCCCCTCGAACCGCAGCACCTGCGAGAGATCGCCGCCACCTTCGACCACCCCGTCGAGGTCATCGCCGGTTTCCACGGCGCCACCACCAAACACCGCGCCCTGGACCTGGAGCGCGAGGTGCTGACCTACCTGGGTCGGCGGCCCGGACGGGTCGAGGACCTGGCCGCCATGCTCGGCCAACCCGCCGAGGCCGTCGCCGGGGCGCTCAAACAACTGGTCAGCGCCGGACGTGTCCGACTGCGACGGATGGAAGCCGGCGACTTCTATGTCCCGCGCCGCAACGCCCCCGAGTAG
- the elbB gene encoding isoprenoid biosynthesis glyoxalase ElbB, which produces MPTVAVILSGCGVKDGAEIHEAVSALLAINRRGAEYVCYAPDKTQRDVIDHLKGAAVGGETRNVLVEAARIARGEVRNLVDFDAEELDALVIPGGFGSAKNLSDYAFKGARATPDPEVSKAVRAMHAVGKPVGAICISPTVIASIFRGSEVKPRLTIGREPTTAADLEQMGAVHVECPATDCVVDEDNRIVSTPAYMSARNIAEVYTGIDRLVEEVLKLA; this is translated from the coding sequence ATGCCCACGGTAGCCGTCATCCTGTCCGGTTGCGGCGTCAAGGACGGCGCCGAGATCCACGAGGCCGTCAGCGCCCTGCTGGCGATCAACCGCCGCGGAGCCGAGTACGTCTGCTACGCCCCCGACAAGACCCAGCGCGACGTCATCGATCACCTCAAGGGAGCCGCCGTCGGCGGCGAAACCCGCAACGTCCTCGTCGAGGCCGCCCGGATCGCCCGGGGCGAGGTGCGGAACCTCGTCGATTTCGACGCCGAAGAGCTCGACGCCCTGGTGATCCCCGGCGGCTTCGGCAGCGCCAAGAACCTCTCCGATTACGCCTTCAAGGGTGCCCGGGCCACTCCGGACCCCGAGGTCTCCAAGGCCGTGCGCGCCATGCACGCCGTCGGCAAGCCCGTCGGGGCCATCTGTATCTCGCCCACGGTCATCGCCAGCATCTTCCGCGGCAGCGAGGTCAAGCCCCGGCTGACCATCGGCCGTGAACCCACGACCGCCGCCGACCTGGAACAGATGGGCGCCGTCCACGTCGAGTGTCCGGCCACGGACTGCGTCGTCGACGAGGACAACCGGATCGTCTCCACCCCGGCCTACATGAGCGCCCGCAATATCGCCGAGGTCTACACCGGCATCGACCGCCTCGTCGAGGAAGTTCTCAAGCTGGCCTGA
- a CDS encoding type III pantothenate kinase — translation MVKLLLDIGNSRVKTAPLTTGGRGRVKARSTARIAKDPATLLEARPTVEAVWYSSTRPELTAALAKLAAERGLTLIRGRERCPLAVDYGLGLGDDRVLAAFEAVRRLGAPCAVVGCGTAVTVDLVEQRDGPLFVGGAILAGERLILAALGGLSTLPELTPGAAELERNGGTAANMLHGARTQVEAAVAALLAEYNERSAPGPAGLPVLVHGGDAARYLGGRRGVLRREYAVLEALARLAGEQRG, via the coding sequence ATGGTAAAACTCCTGCTCGACATTGGCAACAGCCGGGTAAAAACCGCCCCGCTGACGACGGGGGGTCGCGGCCGGGTAAAGGCGCGCTCGACGGCGCGAATCGCGAAGGACCCGGCGACGCTGCTCGAGGCCCGGCCGACCGTCGAGGCCGTCTGGTACAGCTCGACGCGGCCGGAGCTGACGGCGGCCCTCGCGAAGCTGGCGGCCGAGCGGGGTCTAACGTTGATCCGTGGCCGGGAACGCTGCCCCCTGGCCGTCGATTACGGCCTCGGCTTGGGCGACGACCGCGTCCTGGCCGCCTTCGAGGCCGTGCGGCGCCTGGGAGCCCCCTGCGCCGTGGTCGGCTGCGGCACGGCGGTGACCGTCGATCTGGTCGAGCAACGCGACGGTCCGCTATTCGTCGGCGGCGCCATCCTGGCCGGAGAGCGGCTGATCCTCGCGGCGCTGGGCGGGCTGTCGACCCTGCCCGAGCTGACGCCCGGCGCTGCGGAACTGGAACGTAACGGCGGCACGGCCGCCAACATGCTCCACGGCGCCCGAACCCAGGTCGAAGCCGCCGTGGCCGCCCTGCTGGCGGAGTACAACGAACGCAGCGCTCCGGGGCCCGCGGGGCTGCCCGTCCTCGTCCACGGTGGCGACGCCGCGCGCTACCTCGGCGGGCGGCGGGGGGTCTTACGGCGGGAGTACGCCGTCCTCGAGGCCCTGGCCCGTCTGGCCGGTGAACAGCGGGGTTGA
- a CDS encoding aldehyde dehydrogenase family protein, producing the protein MPELKHFKNYIGGKWVESATGERYENLNPADTDDVVATHCKSDARDVDAAVAAAAEAFKTWRLVPAPERGLLIHKVVEILKRRKEEISQMMTREMGKVIAETRGDTQEAIDCGMYAAGEGRRLFGRHTPVEMPDKFGMAIRRPVGVCGMITPWNFPIAIPSWKMFPALICGNTCVIKPATLTPASVGNFIEAFEEAGFPPGVVNMVTGGGSTVGRAMVDHPGINRISFTGSVEIGNLLAGQCGAKGKPFSAELGGKNAQIVMPDADMDLALDGALWGAFGTTGQRCTATSRLILHKDIHDEFVEKLVARAKELKVGDGLDESVDMGPAVSEDQLKTDLHYVDVAANEDGAELVLGGKRLTGGAYDKGYFIEPTIFTGVTPEMRLAQEEVFGPVLAVIKFREFEEAVEILNNTEFGLSSSLYTRDVNRAFKAIRDIEAGITYINGPTIGAEVHLPFGGVKGTGNGHREAAWTVLDFYSEWKTVYVDYSGKLQRAQIDNK; encoded by the coding sequence ATGCCCGAACTCAAACACTTCAAGAACTACATCGGCGGCAAGTGGGTCGAGTCCGCCACCGGCGAGCGCTACGAGAACCTCAACCCGGCCGACACCGACGACGTCGTGGCCACCCACTGCAAGTCCGACGCCCGCGACGTCGACGCCGCCGTGGCCGCCGCCGCCGAGGCTTTCAAGACCTGGCGCCTGGTCCCCGCTCCCGAGCGCGGCCTGCTGATCCACAAGGTCGTCGAGATCCTCAAGCGCCGCAAGGAGGAGATCTCGCAGATGATGACCCGGGAGATGGGCAAGGTCATCGCCGAAACCCGGGGCGACACCCAGGAGGCCATCGACTGCGGGATGTACGCCGCCGGTGAGGGCCGCCGCCTGTTCGGCCGTCACACCCCCGTCGAGATGCCCGACAAATTCGGCATGGCCATCCGCCGGCCCGTCGGCGTCTGCGGCATGATCACCCCCTGGAATTTTCCGATAGCAATTCCATCGTGGAAAATGTTTCCAGCTTTAATATGCGGCAACACCTGCGTCATCAAGCCCGCCACCCTGACCCCGGCCAGCGTGGGCAACTTCATCGAGGCCTTCGAGGAGGCCGGTTTCCCGCCCGGCGTGGTCAATATGGTCACCGGCGGCGGCTCGACCGTCGGCCGCGCCATGGTCGACCATCCCGGTATCAACCGCATCTCCTTCACCGGGTCCGTCGAGATCGGTAATCTCCTCGCCGGCCAGTGCGGCGCCAAAGGAAAACCCTTCTCCGCCGAGCTGGGCGGCAAGAACGCCCAGATCGTCATGCCCGACGCCGACATGGACCTGGCCCTCGACGGCGCGCTCTGGGGCGCCTTCGGCACCACCGGCCAGCGCTGCACCGCCACCAGCCGCCTGATCCTCCATAAGGACATCCACGACGAGTTCGTCGAGAAGCTCGTGGCCCGCGCCAAAGAGCTCAAGGTCGGCGACGGCCTCGACGAGTCCGTCGACATGGGCCCCGCCGTCAGCGAGGACCAGCTCAAGACCGACCTGCACTACGTCGACGTCGCCGCCAACGAGGACGGCGCCGAGCTGGTCCTCGGCGGCAAGCGCCTGACCGGCGGCGCCTACGACAAGGGCTACTTCATCGAGCCCACCATCTTCACCGGCGTCACCCCCGAGATGCGTCTGGCCCAGGAAGAGGTCTTCGGCCCCGTCCTGGCCGTGATCAAGTTCCGCGAGTTCGAGGAGGCCGTCGAGATCCTCAACAACACCGAGTTCGGCCTCTCCTCCTCGCTCTACACCCGCGACGTCAACCGCGCCTTCAAGGCCATCCGCGACATCGAGGCCGGCATCACCTACATCAACGGCCCGACCATCGGCGCCGAGGTGCATCTGCCCTTCGGCGGCGTCAAGGGCACCGGCAACGGCCACCGCGAGGCCGCCTGGACCGTGCTGGACTTCTACAGCGAGTGGAAGACCGTCTACGTCGACTACTCGGGCAAGCTCCAACGCGCCCAGATCGATAACAAGTAG